From the genome of Planctomycetia bacterium:
TCGAAGTAAGATCCACATCGCACGAAACAGCAGAGTCAGCAATAGAATCAGTTAATCCGTCCAAACAGCGGCAACTGAGCCGACTGGCACTGGCGTTCATGAAGCAATACCGCTTGTTTGATGTAACAGCCCGGTTTGATGTAGTCGTACTTGCCTGGCCAGCCGAGGCAAAACAGCCTGTAATTCAACATTTCGAGAATGCGTTCGAGTCGACGATCAGCAGAAGTATGATGGGATAGTTGAATTGAAGAAAGGGAAATTAACAGCAATCGGATACCAATCTCGAAATGTATAATTCATAATAGCCTATGACGATTCGCTGAGTGTTTTGGTGATAAATGCGAAGAAGCTTGCAAATCAACAGTTGGTGGAAGGGGAGTTCTTTCCTTACGCTGGTTGTCTGTCTGATTGGTCAGTCGTCAGTGGTGGCTCAAGGCGATCAACTCACTTTGGGTGCTGCAATCTATAAGAAACAGTGCATTCGATGTCATGGGCAGCATGGAGAAGGGGTTAAAGACAAATACGCTTCGCCGCTGGAAGGCGATAAGAGCGTTACCCAGTTGGCACTGCAGATCAAAGAGACCATGCCAGAAAATAAACCCGATTCACTCACCACGCAGGAGTCGGAAGCGGTTGCCAAATATGTGCATGTAACCTTCTACTCCAAGATTGCCCGTGAACGCAATAAGCCAGTACGTGCCGATTTGTCGCGATTGACAGTCAGACAATATCGCCTGGCTGTTGCAGATGTTATCGACCATAAGCTTGGTAAAGGCTGGTGGGGCGAGAAACGTGGCCTCAAAGGCGACTATTTCAATTTCAAGCATTGGCGGAATGACAAGAAAGTTTTGGAACGGGTTGATCCCGCCATCGAGTTTGATTTTGGCACCAGCAGCCCGGTGCAGGGGAAAATGGAGGATTATGAATTCTATATCCACTGGTTCGGCGGGGTGCTGGCGACCGAGACTGGCTGGCACGATTTCATCATTAAGAGCAATCAAGCCTGCAGGCTGCATGTGAATCATGAAAACAAGCCGATCATTGATGCCTGGGTCAAATCAGGCAAGGATGATGAATTCAAGGCGAGCCTGTATCTGATTGCAGGGAAGGTTTATCCGATCAAACTTGAATTTTCCAAGGCCAAGCAGGGGGTCGATGATTCAGCCGATAAGAAAAAAGCAGCTGCGCCTGTGCCAGCCTACATCACCTTGAAATGGAAGCCGCCGGGTGGAGTCGTGCAAACCATTCCCGCACAGAACCTGACGCCAGACTGGTTTCCTGAAAGTTATGTAGCATCCACGCCGTTCCCGCCTGATGATCGCAGTTACGGCTGGGAGCGAGGCAGTTCCATTTCCAAAGCCTGGGATCACGCGAGTACCGATGCTGCACTGGAAGCGACCAGTTATGTAGTCGAACGGATCGATAAGCTCGCAGGCATCAAGAATGGCGACAAGGTACGGGATAAGAAAATCAAACAGTATTGCCAGTCATTCATGGAGCGGGCCTATCGTCGACCACTTTCCGAGGAGCAGAAAAGCCAGTTGGAGAAAGTCTTTGGAAAAGCAGCCAACTCCGAAGATGCACTGAAACGAATTGTCTTGACGACGCTGAAATCACCCCGGTTCCTTTATCGTGATCTGGATAACAAGGAGGAACAGTATGCCGTAGCGAGCCGTTTGTCCTTTGCCTTGTGGGATGCTCTCCCTGATGATGAACTGCTCAAGGCAGCGGCAGCAGGGAAACTCAAAACGCGGGAGCAGATTGACCAGCAGGCCTGGCGCATGCTGAACGACCAGCGTGCTGTTGCCAAGCTGAACGAGTTCTTCCGGCACTGGCTCAAGATTGATCAGGTGCACGATCTAGCCAAGGATGCCAAGCGTTATCCAGGTTTCACCGATTTGCTGATTCAGGATTTACGAACATCCTTGAATCTGTTTCTCCATGATGTTGCATGGAGTAAGGATTCGCAGTTCAAATCCCTGTTGCTCAGTGAAGAAATTTATCTCAATGAAAAACTGGCTAAGTTCTATCAAGTGAAGCAGAAAATCGAGGGTTTTCAGAAGGTGAAAATGGATGTCGGTCATCGTGCTGGTGTTCTAACGCATCCATACCTGATGTCGAGCTTTGCTTACGTGAGTGAGACATCGCCCATCCATCGTGGAGTATTTCTGGCCCGTGGCATACTTGGCATTACCTTGAAGCCACCGATGGAAGCGTTTACGCCATTACCTGCCGAGTTGCATCCGACACTTTCTACACGGGAACGTGTATCCCTGCAAACCAAACAGCAGGCCTGCATGAGTTGCCACACCATCATCAATCCTCTTGGTTTTACCATGGAGCATTTTGATGCTGTGGGACGATTTCGGGAAAAGGACAACGGTAAACCGATTGATGCCACGGGAGCCTACTTCACGCGAACGGGGAAACTGGTCAAGTTTGCAGGTGTTCGTGATCTGGCTGAGTACCTGGCCAACAGCCCGGAAGTGCATGAAGCGTTTGTCGAGCAGTTGTTCCATCACATGGTCAAGCAGCCGATACGTGCGTATGGTGTGAACAAGCGAACTGAATTGACAGCAGCTTTTACCCAGAGCAACTTACACATCAAGAATCTGATGGTTCAGATTGCAGTGAATGCGGCTCTCCCCGAACCAGGCGCTACAGCACAATCGTCTCGATAAGACTTTGACAGGAAAGAATCATGCTGAATCGACGTGAATTTGTCCGCAAACTGGGGCTGAGCGCAGCGGCAGTGCCTTACATTCTGAATCTGCCCAGCCTGTGCTTTGCCAATCAGACGGCCCGCAAACAGCGGATGGTAATTATCTTCAGCCCCAATGGCATCGTGCCCAAGACTTTCTGGCCGGACAAGGAAGAAGAGCTGACCAGCTTCAAGGAAAGTTTGAAACCTTTGGAACCTTTCAAGGACAAAACGCTGATTCTGAAAGGCGTTTGTGATCGTGTTCAGGGCGATGGTGACAACCACATGCGAGGCATCGGCTGCCTGCTGACAGGCATTGAACTGTTCCCAGGCAATATCCAGGGTGGTTCGCATACTCCCGCAGGCTGGGCTTCGGGGCTTTCCATCGATCAGGCTATCAAGGAACATTTGCAGAAAGATGAAGCACGACGAACCCGCTTTGGCACGCTCGAATTTGGCGTCATGGTGCCTGAACGTGCTGATACCTGGACGCGCATGGTCTATGCCGGTCCGAACAAGCCGATTTCCCCCATCGATGATCCCTATCAGATGTTCAATAAGCTTTATGGCAAAGTAAAAGATCAGGAGCTGCTCAAGAGCATTCTGGATGATGTCAGCGATGATCTCAAGAAAGTAAGCCAGGCGGTCAGCAAGGAAGACCGTCGACTGCTCGATGAACATGCAACCTTTGTCAGGGAAATGGAACAGGAACTGAAATCAGCGAAGAAGGCGGATGTTGGCCATGCTGTTCCGGTGCTGGAGCCGGGAACCCGGCGTGATAACGACAACATTCCCCGCATCAGCAAGATGCAGATTGATTTGATCGTGAACAGCTTTATGGCTGATTTCAATCGCATTGCCACCCTGCAATACACCAATTCCGTGGGGCAGGCGAAAATGCGCTGGTTGGGGATAAGCGAAGGGCATCACGATCTTTCGCATGAGCCTGATAAAAATGAAAAGGCCCAGGAAAAACTGACCAAGATCAATCACTGGTTCTGCGAGCAGATTGCGTACCTGGCCAAGCGGTTGGCTGAAACCCCTGAGCCGGGCGGAAAAGGCTCGCTGCTCGATAACACGCTGATCGTCTGGACGAATGAACTGGGACAAGGGAATTCCCACACGCTGGATAACATCCCCTTTGTCATGGTCGGTAACGGCCTCGATTTCAAGATGGGCAGATCGCTTCAGTACAAACGAGCCCACCACAACCGGCTGCTGATGTCGTTTGCTCATGCTTATGGATTGCCAGTCAAGTCATTTGGTAATCCAGACTTTTGTGGCGCTGGCCCGTTGGATCGTTTGAGGTGAGGAAAGTTGCTTGGTTTAGCATCGTGTTAAGAGTTTGTAGCACTGTTTTCGGTACTCCGAAAGCAGTGAAAGTCGTGCGATGACTTCGTGTGGGTGCCATCGTTTGGCCGTACTCGGTCTAACGATGCAATCTTAGAGTGCCATTGAAGACTTACGCATTGCTAGCAAACATTGTCACCCAGTCCACGCCAAGAGAACAGGTTATATCTTATTGCTTTTACTACGATTGCAATTTTGACAAAGCAATCGGATATTTCTCGCTGTATTACTTCCGCCTTTACTGTGTGGAATCACATGATCATACTCTAGGTGTTGATTTGATCCACATTCAACACAAACACCTCTGTCCCTCTGCCAAACTTCCATCCTGACTTTATTAGGTATGTTCCTAGAACTTGTCTTAGTATCATCGTTTAACTTCACTATCAACTGCTTTTTGCAGAAGCTGCATTCCCACTTTACTGCTTTAAAATTTGGACTGACAACTGGGTTTTTCCAGGAACATTCGTTGCATCGATTACATGAACAACTAGGGATACTATCCTGAACAATGCCTCTTCTTTGTCTTTGTGTGTTTTCTACCGTTAGGCGTGTTTCCTCTTCGGCCACTGGCCCTGAAATCTCAATTACATCGTAACCACTTTTCCTTGCTTTTCCCAATGCATCTAATCTATTCTTAGCATGAATCGATAAGTCATAGAACCGACCTTCATCGAATGCTGTTATTTGGAATTTCATAAAAGCAATCCGAACTTCGCGGATAAACATTCGTCGTTGAGAGAACATTGTCTCACTAGAAGGTAGATTATCCCTACGATGATATGTGTGCAACGACTATCATACAACTTTGTATTCCAGATAATGAATGAAATGTTATCATTTTCATTTGAGATGTCTCTGGAGGAGGGTGGGCATGATTTCCATCGTTAAGACATTCTCGGCCTATTAGAATCTAATCTGACAGAGTCATTGCATACTTGTTCATTGCCAGCAGGACTATCTTCAAGCAGTGGGATCCAAACATTTTGGATACTACTAAGGTTGCCCGTCTCGATTGCCGGTTTTTCCAAGCAGTTTTGAATTAGTGAAATCTTGCTCTGCAGGAGATAATTCTGGGTACTTTGTATATACAGGTTTGTCCTTTGGCCGTTTAATAAACAGACCTCGAATCGAATTCAGTAGATACTCAATTGCATTCTGTATGCGGGTCAAGTTCATTGAATAATTCCCAGACAGTATGTTTCTACCATGATTATTCGCCACGCAAACCTGCATTTCAATGTTTGTTCAGTTCAAATCCAGAATTTCAGAGGTGAACATTCAGGTCGGAAGGTCTCATCATTCCTTGAATAACTCGGTGCCACACTCATTCTTCGCTATCTCCTTTCCCTGTTCGGTGCTTCCCCTATCCTGTCTACTACGGATCAGGATGAACACGATGACAGGATTGCAAGAACAACTGACGATCATCCAGCGAGGGGCGGATCAGATCACTCCCAGTGATGAATTCACCAAAAAGCTCCAGCGGAGCATTGCGACTGGCAAGCCGTTGCGGGTGAAGTATGGGATTGATCCGACAGGTATTGATGTGCACTTGGGGCATACGGTGCCGTTACGCAAGCTGCGACAGTTTCAGCAACTGGGGCACAAGGCTGTTTTGATTATTGGTAACTACACAGCCCTTGTGGGTGACCCGAGTGGCCGTGATCAGACCCGTGCCAAGCTGACCGAAGAGCAGGTGCAGGCGAATGCGGTGGATTATCTGAAGCAGGTAGGCAAGATTATCGACATCGAGAAGGCGGAAGTACGCTTCAACGGCGAATGGTTCAGCAAGTATTCGTTTCTTGGCGTGCTCAATCTGCTCAGCAAAATTACGGTTCAGCGCATGCTGGAGCGGGATGATTTCACCAAGCGTTACAAATCGGGCACTCCGATCTATCTGCATGAATGTCTCTACCCGTTGATGCAGGGGCAGGATAGTGTCGATATCCAGGCCGATGTCGAACTGGGTGGCACTGAGCAGCTTTTCAACCTGATGATGGGCAGGCATCTGCAATCGGATGCCGGACAGGAGCCGCAAATCTGCCTGACACTGCCGATTCTGCGCGGTCTGGATGGTGAACGCCGCATGGGCAAGAGCCTGAAGAATTATGTTGGTGTCGGTGAGCCTGCGTATGAACAGTTTGCCAAGACCATGTCGATTCCTGATAACCTGATGGCGGAATGGTTTAAACTGCTGACCGATCGTTCAGAGGCAGAAATTGCAACGCTGACCGATGCCGGGCAAACCCATCCCATGGTAGCCAAGAAACACTTGGCTTCTGATATTGTTGCTTTCTATTACGGCACTGCAGAAGCCAGTGAAGCGCAGGCTGAATGGGAGAAACGTTTTTCACAACGGCAGGACCCCACGGACATTCCCACCATGATGGTGCCTGCTTCCGAATTGACAGATGGTACGCTGGCAGTGATGCGGGCGCTGGTGATGGCCAAGTTCGCCAAGAGCAATGGTGAGGCACGCCGGCTGATTGAAGGTGGCGGTGTAACAACAGGGGCTGATAAAACCAAGGTTGAAAACTTCCAGGCAAAGATGGCCATCCCTGCGGACGGCATTCTGCTGCGTGTTGGTTCACGACGCATTGTCAGGCTGATGCTGGAAGCCCAGGGGTGATGCATGTCGTGGTGGGAAGCGATTTTTCTCGGAGCTCTACAGGGTATAACAGAGTTTCTGCCCATCTCCAGTTCCGGGCATCTGGTGCTATTTCAGAAAATGTTTGGCTGGGACAATCCAGATAACGCCCAGGAGTGGTTCTTTGATGGTGTGCTGCATTTCGGCACACTGGTCGCTGTCTTGATTTACTTTGGGAAAGAACTGCGGCAGGGGCTGCAATCGGTCATGCGATCGAATGGAGAGGTGGCAGCAGCAACGTGGCCTGCCAGTTATCGAGATGCGTTTTACCTGCTGGTACTGGTAGGCATTGCTTCGGTGCCTGCAGCACTCGCGGTGCTGGTCAAATCGGATGATATCAAGCAGAGTTTCAAGCAACCTGGGGTTGTTGCTCTGAATTTCATTCTGCTGGGCTTTGTGCTGATCATGACCGGGTTTCTGAAGCCGGGAAAGATTACCGGTCCGCAGATGCGCTGGTATCATGCCCTGGCGATGGGCGTTGCGCAAGGGTGTGCAGCACTGATGCGAGGGCTGAGCCGTAGTGGATCGACGCTGGCGGTTGCCTTGCTGGTGAGTCTGGAAAAATCGTGGGCGGTGCGGTTCAGCTTCATGATGTCGGTCGTCGCCAGCCTGGGGCTGGGCGCCAGTGGCATCTGGAAAGCTTTGAAGGATCCATCGTTGCATGAATGGCTGACCGGCGATTTTCTATTGAAGACTATTGTGGCCACATTGGTAAGTGCGATTGTGGCTTACCTGACGATTACGCCACTCATCGCTTTGGTGAAGCAGGCGAAACTCTGGATATTTGGCGTTTATGTCTGGTTGGTGGCAGCCAGTTACTTTGCCTGGATCTGGCTTGCGTAATCAGCGAAGGGCCTGAGTCTGACGCAATAACGTTGGCATTCTCTGAACCACGATCCATTCCTGCAGTTGTGATTCGAGTGCCTGCATGGACAGGCCATAGTGTTGCTGTAATGCAGCGGGTATGCCATCGCGATTGCCATCACGCATAAAGGCAACGAATTGCCTTGGGCCTTTGAGTTGACAGAGATATTCCACCAGGCATACGCTTTGTCCATAGAAGCTGGCAACCTTGGAGCGATCCTGAGGATAGTCTTCAATCGTCAGGATTTCCTGCAGGCTTAATGCCCGGTTTTCACGGTATGCTGCAGGCAGCGAATCCAGATGCATGCCGATGCGTGAGTAGGGTTCCGACAGTACTGCTGTGCCTTCATCGGCCCAGCGGGGCAGCAGCTTGCGACCGAACTGGCCATTCAAAACAACGTGAGTCACTTCATGAGGCAAAATCGCGCTCAGCATATGATCATGATCCGCACGAACAAATACCCTGCGGTAGTGAATGACGGATGCATCGTTCTTATCTGCATCATAATCAGAATGCCCCGGTGCTGTCGCAGGCATGCCTGATTGTCGGTGGTAACTGTCCGCGGTGGGGTGGACATAAATCTGACAGGGTTGACTCCACTCGACATCGTGTCCGAGCCAGCGCTGGATGACCGCCGAACGCGTAGCCTCTGCTATTTCAGCAACCTGTTCACCCAGTTGTGGATCAGCGTGGAAGATACGGAAATGTTCTGTCTCGCATACGGCCCAGCCCTGTTCCTTGTTCTGCAGATGACGGACTTTGGTGCTGACACGCCGGGGTTCTGCCTGCAGGCGCTGCAACAGCTCCTTGCCGAATTCAAGTCGGGGAGCGAGTTCCAGAGCAGCACGTACTTCACGCTCCATCTGTGGGCGTGCAGCACCTGGTTTTCCCTGGGCATCGTTCAGTTGCCTGGCGATGTTATAGAGCTTACAGTAGGCAAACTGTTCTTTGATTTCCTGAGTCAGTTCCTTCCCGCTGGCTTTGCCCCGTTCATAACATTGGCAAGCCTTGTCAAATTCTCCCAGCTCGAAAGCCTGCTGTGCTGCAGTCAG
Proteins encoded in this window:
- a CDS encoding undecaprenyl-diphosphate phosphatase; this translates as MSWWEAIFLGALQGITEFLPISSSGHLVLFQKMFGWDNPDNAQEWFFDGVLHFGTLVAVLIYFGKELRQGLQSVMRSNGEVAAATWPASYRDAFYLLVLVGIASVPAALAVLVKSDDIKQSFKQPGVVALNFILLGFVLIMTGFLKPGKITGPQMRWYHALAMGVAQGCAALMRGLSRSGSTLAVALLVSLEKSWAVRFSFMMSVVASLGLGASGIWKALKDPSLHEWLTGDFLLKTIVATLVSAIVAYLTITPLIALVKQAKLWIFGVYVWLVAASYFAWIWLA
- a CDS encoding DUF1592 domain-containing protein yields the protein MRRSLQINSWWKGSSFLTLVVCLIGQSSVVAQGDQLTLGAAIYKKQCIRCHGQHGEGVKDKYASPLEGDKSVTQLALQIKETMPENKPDSLTTQESEAVAKYVHVTFYSKIARERNKPVRADLSRLTVRQYRLAVADVIDHKLGKGWWGEKRGLKGDYFNFKHWRNDKKVLERVDPAIEFDFGTSSPVQGKMEDYEFYIHWFGGVLATETGWHDFIIKSNQACRLHVNHENKPIIDAWVKSGKDDEFKASLYLIAGKVYPIKLEFSKAKQGVDDSADKKKAAAPVPAYITLKWKPPGGVVQTIPAQNLTPDWFPESYVASTPFPPDDRSYGWERGSSISKAWDHASTDAALEATSYVVERIDKLAGIKNGDKVRDKKIKQYCQSFMERAYRRPLSEEQKSQLEKVFGKAANSEDALKRIVLTTLKSPRFLYRDLDNKEEQYAVASRLSFALWDALPDDELLKAAAAGKLKTREQIDQQAWRMLNDQRAVAKLNEFFRHWLKIDQVHDLAKDAKRYPGFTDLLIQDLRTSLNLFLHDVAWSKDSQFKSLLLSEEIYLNEKLAKFYQVKQKIEGFQKVKMDVGHRAGVLTHPYLMSSFAYVSETSPIHRGVFLARGILGITLKPPMEAFTPLPAELHPTLSTRERVSLQTKQQACMSCHTIINPLGFTMEHFDAVGRFREKDNGKPIDATGAYFTRTGKLVKFAGVRDLAEYLANSPEVHEAFVEQLFHHMVKQPIRAYGVNKRTELTAAFTQSNLHIKNLMVQIAVNAALPEPGATAQSSR
- a CDS encoding tyrosine--tRNA ligase, whose product is MTGLQEQLTIIQRGADQITPSDEFTKKLQRSIATGKPLRVKYGIDPTGIDVHLGHTVPLRKLRQFQQLGHKAVLIIGNYTALVGDPSGRDQTRAKLTEEQVQANAVDYLKQVGKIIDIEKAEVRFNGEWFSKYSFLGVLNLLSKITVQRMLERDDFTKRYKSGTPIYLHECLYPLMQGQDSVDIQADVELGGTEQLFNLMMGRHLQSDAGQEPQICLTLPILRGLDGERRMGKSLKNYVGVGEPAYEQFAKTMSIPDNLMAEWFKLLTDRSEAEIATLTDAGQTHPMVAKKHLASDIVAFYYGTAEASEAQAEWEKRFSQRQDPTDIPTMMVPASELTDGTLAVMRALVMAKFAKSNGEARRLIEGGGVTTGADKTKVENFQAKMAIPADGILLRVGSRRIVRLMLEAQG
- a CDS encoding HNH endonuclease codes for the protein MFSQRRMFIREVRIAFMKFQITAFDEGRFYDLSIHAKNRLDALGKARKSGYDVIEISGPVAEEETRLTVENTQRQRRGIVQDSIPSCSCNRCNECSWKNPVVSPNFKAVKWECSFCKKQLIVKLNDDTKTSSRNIPNKVRMEVWQRDRGVCVECGSNQHLEYDHVIPHSKGGSNTARNIRLLCQNCNRSKSNKI
- a CDS encoding DUF1552 domain-containing protein encodes the protein MLNRREFVRKLGLSAAAVPYILNLPSLCFANQTARKQRMVIIFSPNGIVPKTFWPDKEEELTSFKESLKPLEPFKDKTLILKGVCDRVQGDGDNHMRGIGCLLTGIELFPGNIQGGSHTPAGWASGLSIDQAIKEHLQKDEARRTRFGTLEFGVMVPERADTWTRMVYAGPNKPISPIDDPYQMFNKLYGKVKDQELLKSILDDVSDDLKKVSQAVSKEDRRLLDEHATFVREMEQELKSAKKADVGHAVPVLEPGTRRDNDNIPRISKMQIDLIVNSFMADFNRIATLQYTNSVGQAKMRWLGISEGHHDLSHEPDKNEKAQEKLTKINHWFCEQIAYLAKRLAETPEPGGKGSLLDNTLIVWTNELGQGNSHTLDNIPFVMVGNGLDFKMGRSLQYKRAHHNRLLMSFAHAYGLPVKSFGNPDFCGAGPLDRLR
- a CDS encoding YraN family protein; this encodes MNSPRMPWWRRWFGRRSERHAEQFLRKKGFRILTRNWSCPLGELDLIARQGNVLVFVEVRSTSHETAESAIESVNPSKQRQLSRLALAFMKQYRLFDVTARFDVVVLAWPAEAKQPVIQHFENAFESTISRSMMG